Proteins encoded together in one Bombus affinis isolate iyBomAffi1 chromosome 2, iyBomAffi1.2, whole genome shotgun sequence window:
- the LOC126927034 gene encoding MAP/microtubule affinity-regulating kinase 3-like isoform X1 — translation MDSGVSQGKKQIRVGFYDIEGTIGKGNFAVVKLARHRITKTEVAIKIIDKTQLDPTNLEKVYREVEIMKQLEHPHIVKLYQVMETKNMIYMVCEYASKGEIFDYIARYGRMGEPRARATFAQILSAVEYCHATGVAHRDLKAENLLLDAQMNVKIADFGFSNRFSPGERLSTWCGSPPYAAPEVFRGKHYAGPEIDVWSLGVVLYVLVCGALPFDGSTLQSLRDRVLSGRFRIPYFMSTDCESLIRKMLVLEPAKRYTIPQIKRHRWMAGSADTICSMIITRSSSSSIQEPNEQILRLMHSLGIDITRTRESLRNSSYDHHAAIYFLLLERLKQHRVTSTANNTCWPSVARTKDDKFKSRTREDATRGGKRFSSTSSSTDEGCCSAEGELEEGPSGDELREAQIKLEEHRLGLDHDISQRIDSQIVNRRLSDYQQHFDTPLMDSIDPPSRTTLFIAGGSGSSSSELFESSFDSGCPPDYSGANSFTSSLPSCTPPPPMSPSPISGRISRVSQGRRASDGGPRLLFCQQGGGDRPTKQRSIQDSGKARGHLDLVHLRPPSTPPENQTQFKIRGDSSTQLQLLVQQRMLQQKRNLYHRHRGGGSPTPIPVSTSTTSRRADHVPRQDSYKLAQRTQILPPLSQGHVDRDFDRERKRDEERWKSLPSRLAADCQLAERTLLWSQQKKIYQVGLSGGASYLPPGSVGGFLWPTGSNPHSTIFENVGDPME, via the exons atggatTCTGGAGTGAGtcaaggaaagaaacaaattcgtGTTGGATTTTATGATATTGAAGGCACCATTGGCAAAGGAAATTTTGCAGTGGTAAAACTAGCTAGACATCGTATTACCAAGACAGAG GTGGCTATTAAAATAATTGACAAAACACAATTGGATCCTACCAATCTTGAAAAAGTTTATAGAGAAGTAGAAATAATGAAGCAATTAGAACATCCACACATTGTCAAATTATATCAAGTAATGGAAAcaaaaaatatgatatatatg GTGTGTGAATATGCAAGCAAGGGTGAAATATTTGACTATATTGCAAGATATGGAAGAATGGGAGAACCCAGAGCTCGGGCAACATTTGCTCAAATACTTTCTGCGGTTGAATACTGCCATGCAACGGGTGTAGCACATCGTGATCTCAAAGCTGAAAATTTACTCTTAGATGCTCAGATGAACGTTAAAATTGCTGATTTTGGCTTTAGTAATAGATTTTCACCTGGAGAGAGACTAAGTACATGGTGTGGTAGTCCTCCTTATGCAGCACCAGAAGTTTTTCGAGGAAAACATTATGCTGGTCCTGAAATTGATGTGTGG AGTTTAGGTgttgtattatatgtattagtATGTGGAGCACTGCCCTTTGATGGATCTACCCTCCAATCTTTAAGAGATCGTGTTTTGAGTGGAAGATTTAGAATTCCATATTTTATGAGTACAG ATTGTGAAAGCTTAATACGTAAAATGTTAGTTCTGGAACCTGCAAAACGATATACCATTCCACAAATAAAGAGACATCGCTGGATGGCTGGATCAGCAGACACTATTTGTTCAATGATTATAACAAGATCATCATCTTCATCCATCCAAGAACCAAATGAACAAATACTTCGACTTATGCATAGTTTAGGCATAGATATCACGCGAACCAGAGag TCATTGAGGAACAGTAGCTATGATCATCATGCTgctatttatttcttattattggAAAGGCTGAAGCAACACCGTGTCACCAGCACAGCAAACAATACTTGTTGGCCGAGCGTTGCAAGAACAAAAGATGACAAATTCAAATCAAG AACAAGAGAAGACGCAACTCGCGGTGGAAAAAGATTTAGTTCAACTAGTTCTTCGACTGATGAAGGGTGCTGTAGTGCAGAAGGTGAATTAGAGGAAGGTCCAAGTGGTGATGAATTGAGAGAAGCTCAAATTAAACTCGAGGAACATAGACTAGGCCTAGATCATGATATCAGTCAACGAATTGACAGTCAAATAGTTAATCGAAGATTAAGTGATTACCAACAGCATTTTGATACCCCACTTATGGATTCTATTGATCCTCCTAGTCGAACGACATTGTTTATTGCGGGTGGTAGTGGTAGTTCATCATCCGAGCTTTTTGAATCTAGTTTTGATTCTGGTTGCCCACCAGACTACTCAGGGGCAAATTCATTTACAAGTAGCTTGCCCTCTTGCACGCCTCCACCACCTATGAGCCCATCGCCAATTAGCGGTAGAATATCTAGAGTTTCTCAAGGTCGTAGAGCTTCAGATGGTGGACCTAGATTATTATTTTGTCAACAAGGTGGAGGGGACAGACCGACCAAGCAGCGAAGTATTCAAG ACTCTGGTAAGGCTAGAGGCCATTTAGATCTTGTTCATTTGAGACCACCATCTACGCCACCAGAAAATCAAACACAGTTTAAAATTCGTGGCGACTCCAGTACACAGTTACAGCTGTTAGTGCAACAGCGTATGTTGCAACAAAAACGAAACTTATATCACAGACATAGAGGTGGAGGCAGTCCTACTCCAATACCAGTATCAACAAGTACCACGAGTAGACGCGCTGACCACGTACCGAGACAAGACAGTTATAAACTAGCTCAAAGAACACAGATCTTACCACCTTTATCTCAGGGACATGTTGATAGAGACTTTGATAGAGAAAGAAAACGAGATGAAGAAAGATGGAAAAGTCTACCATCTCGACTTGCAGCAGATTGTCAGTTAGCAGAAAGGACACTGCTGTGGAGCCAACAG aagaaaatatatcaGGTGGGCCTCAGTGGAGGAGCATCATATTTGCCACCTGGCAGTGTAGGTGGCTTCTTGTGGCCCACTGGAAGCAACCCTCATTCAACCATCTTCGAAAACGTTGGAGATCCAATGGAATAA
- the LOC126927034 gene encoding MAP/microtubule affinity-regulating kinase 3-like isoform X2: MDSGVSQGKKQIRVGFYDIEGTIGKGNFAVVKLARHRITKTEVAIKIIDKTQLDPTNLEKVYREVEIMKQLEHPHIVKLYQVMETKNMIYMVCEYASKGEIFDYIARYGRMGEPRARATFAQILSAVEYCHATGVAHRDLKAENLLLDAQMNVKIADFGFSNRFSPGERLSTWCGSPPYAAPEVFRGKHYAGPEIDVWSLGVVLYVLVCGALPFDGSTLQSLRDRVLSGRFRIPYFMSTDCESLIRKMLVLEPAKRYTIPQIKRHRWMAGSADTICSMIITRSSSSSIQEPNEQILRLMHSLGIDITRTRESLRNSSYDHHAAIYFLLLERLKQHRVTSTANNTCWPSVARTKDDKFKSRTREDATRGGKRFSSTSSSTDEGCCSAEGELEEGPSGDELREAQIKLEEHRLGLDHDISQRIDSQIVNRRLSDYQQHFDTPLMDSIDPPSRTTLFIAGGSGSSSSELFESSFDSGCPPDYSGANSFTSSLPSCTPPPPMSPSPISGRISRVSQGRRASDGGPRLLFCQQGGGDRPTKQRSIQDSGKARGHLDLVHLRPPSTPPENQTQFKIRGDSSTQLQLLVQQRMLQQKRNLYHRHRGGGSPTPIPVSTSTTSRRADHVPRQDSYKLAQRTQILPPLSQGHVDRDFDRERKRDEERWKSLPSRLAADCQLAERTLLWSQQVGLSGGASYLPPGSVGGFLWPTGSNPHSTIFENVGDPME, translated from the exons atggatTCTGGAGTGAGtcaaggaaagaaacaaattcgtGTTGGATTTTATGATATTGAAGGCACCATTGGCAAAGGAAATTTTGCAGTGGTAAAACTAGCTAGACATCGTATTACCAAGACAGAG GTGGCTATTAAAATAATTGACAAAACACAATTGGATCCTACCAATCTTGAAAAAGTTTATAGAGAAGTAGAAATAATGAAGCAATTAGAACATCCACACATTGTCAAATTATATCAAGTAATGGAAAcaaaaaatatgatatatatg GTGTGTGAATATGCAAGCAAGGGTGAAATATTTGACTATATTGCAAGATATGGAAGAATGGGAGAACCCAGAGCTCGGGCAACATTTGCTCAAATACTTTCTGCGGTTGAATACTGCCATGCAACGGGTGTAGCACATCGTGATCTCAAAGCTGAAAATTTACTCTTAGATGCTCAGATGAACGTTAAAATTGCTGATTTTGGCTTTAGTAATAGATTTTCACCTGGAGAGAGACTAAGTACATGGTGTGGTAGTCCTCCTTATGCAGCACCAGAAGTTTTTCGAGGAAAACATTATGCTGGTCCTGAAATTGATGTGTGG AGTTTAGGTgttgtattatatgtattagtATGTGGAGCACTGCCCTTTGATGGATCTACCCTCCAATCTTTAAGAGATCGTGTTTTGAGTGGAAGATTTAGAATTCCATATTTTATGAGTACAG ATTGTGAAAGCTTAATACGTAAAATGTTAGTTCTGGAACCTGCAAAACGATATACCATTCCACAAATAAAGAGACATCGCTGGATGGCTGGATCAGCAGACACTATTTGTTCAATGATTATAACAAGATCATCATCTTCATCCATCCAAGAACCAAATGAACAAATACTTCGACTTATGCATAGTTTAGGCATAGATATCACGCGAACCAGAGag TCATTGAGGAACAGTAGCTATGATCATCATGCTgctatttatttcttattattggAAAGGCTGAAGCAACACCGTGTCACCAGCACAGCAAACAATACTTGTTGGCCGAGCGTTGCAAGAACAAAAGATGACAAATTCAAATCAAG AACAAGAGAAGACGCAACTCGCGGTGGAAAAAGATTTAGTTCAACTAGTTCTTCGACTGATGAAGGGTGCTGTAGTGCAGAAGGTGAATTAGAGGAAGGTCCAAGTGGTGATGAATTGAGAGAAGCTCAAATTAAACTCGAGGAACATAGACTAGGCCTAGATCATGATATCAGTCAACGAATTGACAGTCAAATAGTTAATCGAAGATTAAGTGATTACCAACAGCATTTTGATACCCCACTTATGGATTCTATTGATCCTCCTAGTCGAACGACATTGTTTATTGCGGGTGGTAGTGGTAGTTCATCATCCGAGCTTTTTGAATCTAGTTTTGATTCTGGTTGCCCACCAGACTACTCAGGGGCAAATTCATTTACAAGTAGCTTGCCCTCTTGCACGCCTCCACCACCTATGAGCCCATCGCCAATTAGCGGTAGAATATCTAGAGTTTCTCAAGGTCGTAGAGCTTCAGATGGTGGACCTAGATTATTATTTTGTCAACAAGGTGGAGGGGACAGACCGACCAAGCAGCGAAGTATTCAAG ACTCTGGTAAGGCTAGAGGCCATTTAGATCTTGTTCATTTGAGACCACCATCTACGCCACCAGAAAATCAAACACAGTTTAAAATTCGTGGCGACTCCAGTACACAGTTACAGCTGTTAGTGCAACAGCGTATGTTGCAACAAAAACGAAACTTATATCACAGACATAGAGGTGGAGGCAGTCCTACTCCAATACCAGTATCAACAAGTACCACGAGTAGACGCGCTGACCACGTACCGAGACAAGACAGTTATAAACTAGCTCAAAGAACACAGATCTTACCACCTTTATCTCAGGGACATGTTGATAGAGACTTTGATAGAGAAAGAAAACGAGATGAAGAAAGATGGAAAAGTCTACCATCTCGACTTGCAGCAGATTGTCAGTTAGCAGAAAGGACACTGCTGTGGAGCCAACAG GTGGGCCTCAGTGGAGGAGCATCATATTTGCCACCTGGCAGTGTAGGTGGCTTCTTGTGGCCCACTGGAAGCAACCCTCATTCAACCATCTTCGAAAACGTTGGAGATCCAATGGAATAA